A region from the Lolium perenne isolate Kyuss_39 chromosome 4, Kyuss_2.0, whole genome shotgun sequence genome encodes:
- the LOC127297632 gene encoding THO complex subunit 1 has protein sequence MAEPLPPPPPSNSGLRILLTKDRAPTSSSPSTSAAVSSHADRDRIIGVFRTALARNESPEAFALQAVQEAIKPQKQTVLVLEENQSLENALRRLLQELVSSAVQSDKGIMQYGNSLDSGESNCLITRLLDIMLYLCERGHVEGGMVFQLLEDLTDMSTIKDCKDVFGYIESKQDILGKQELFGRGKLVMLRTCNQLLRRLSKSNDVVFCGRIIMFLAHFFPLSERSALNIKGVFNTSNETKYEKDATDGISVDFNFYQTLWSLQEHFRNPALTTTNPTKWQKFASNLTVVLSTFEAQPLSDADGKHNNLEQEEDAAFNIKYLTSSKLMGLELKDASFRRHILVQCLIFFDYLKAPGKTDKDGPSESMKEEIKSCEERVKNLLEMIPPKGKEFLQSIEHILEREKNWVWWKRDGCPAFEKQPFEKKKTDQAVGRKRKLRWRLGNKELAQLWKWAELNPNALTDPDRVRPPVIAEYWKPLAEDMDTSAGIEEEYHHKNNRVYCWKGLRFTARQDLEAFSRFCDYGIEGVVPPELLPADVRAKFNSKPGEKAKRPKREDTKGTSSHPKEPQVAAATPDTDGGGSGDQEEGAVPMDSDNPVVDDGQKRSPGEVSGPESGQCEAEDDGEDNNSKTVHSRDCR, from the exons ATGGCGGAGcccttgccgccgccgccgccgtccaacTCCGGCCTCCGCATCCTCCTCACCAAGGACCGCGCGCCCACCTCCTCCTCTCCATCCACGTCCGCCGCCGTATCCAGCCACGCCGACCGCGACCGCATCATT GGAGTGTTCCGGACCGCTCTGGCCAGGAATGAATCTCCGGAAGCTTTCGCCCTCCAGGCAGTTCAGGAAGCAATTAAGCCTCAG AAGCAAACGGTGCTGGTGCTCGAGGAGAACCAGTCCTTGGAGAACGCGCTCCGAAGGCTGCTGCAGGAACTCGTT TCATCTGCGGTCCAGTCGGATAAAGGAATTATGCAATATGGAAACTCGTTGGATAGCGGAGAAAGTAATTGCCTGATAACGCGTCTTCTTG ATATCATGCTTTACCTTTGTGAAAGAGGGCATGTTGAGGGTGGTATGGTGTTCCAGCTGTTAGAAGATTTGACAGACATGTCAACTATCAAAGACTGCAAAGATGTCTTTGGGTATATTGAGAGCAAACAGGATATCTTGGGAAAG CAAGAACTATTTGGGCGTGGCAAGTTGGTTATGCTGAGGACTTGCAACCAACTTCTTCGAAGGCTTTCAAAG TCAAACGATGTGGTATTCTGTGGACGTATTATCATGTTTCTGGCACATTTCTTTCCATTATCGGAGCGCTCAG CTCTCAACATTAAGGGAGTTTTCAACACATCAAATGAAACAAAGTATGAGAAAGATGCCACCGATG GAATTTCTGTTGATTTCAACTTCTACCAGACCCTGTGGAGTCTACAG GAGCATTTCAGGAACCCAGCTTTGACTACTACAAACCCAACAAAATGGCAAAAGTTTGCTTCTAATTTAACG GTCGTGCTAAGCACATTTGAAGCTCAGCCTCTCTCCGATGCTGATGGAAAACATAATAACCTTGAGCAGGAGGAAGATGCTGCTTTCAATATTAAGTACCTTACTAGCAGTAAATTGATGGGCTTAGAG TTGAAAGACGCGAGTTTTCGACGGCACATCCTTGTCCAGTGCCTTATATTTTTTGACTATCTCAAG GCGCCTGGAAAGACTGACAAAGATGGTCCATCCGAGAGCATG AAAGAGGAAATCAAATCCTGTGAAGAGCGTGTTAAGAATCTTCTGGAGATGATTCCACCAAAAGGGAAGGAATTCCTACAAAGCATTGAGCATATTCTTGAACGGGAGAAAAACTGG GTTTGGTGGAAGAGAGATGGATGTCCAGCATTTGAAAAACAACCTTTTGAAAAGAAGAAAACAGATCAAGCTGTTGGCAGAAAACG TAAGCTAAGGTGGAGACTGGGAAACAAAGAACTTGCCCAACTGTGGAAATGGGCAGAACTAAACCCT AATGCTTTGACTGATCCTGACCGAGTCCGGCCACCAGTAATTGCAGAATACTGGAAACCACTTGCAGAAGAT ATGGACACATCTGCTGGAATTGAGGAGGAGTATCACCACAAAAATAATCGT GTTTATTGCTGGAAAGGTTTACGGTTTACAGCCCGACAAGATCTGGAAGCATTTTCTCGA TTTTGTGACTACGGAATTGAAGGAGTTGTACCTCCAGAACTCTTGCCAGCCGACGTGCGTGCAAAGTTCAACTCGAAGCCTGGAGAGAAGGCGAAACGGCCTAAAAGGGAAGATACAAAAGGCACTTCATCTCACCCCAAGGAGCCACAG GTTGCTGCGGCTACACCTGACACCGATGGTGGCGGCAGCGGTGACCAGGAAGAAGGCGCCGTGCCAATGGATTCCGACAATCCCGTGGTAGATGATGGCCAGAAGCGGAGCCCAGGCGAAGTCTCTGGGCCGGAGTCCGGACAGTGCGAAGCTGAAGACGATGGTGAAGATAATAACTCGAAAACTGTGCATAGTAGAGACTGTCGGTAG